In Xanthocytophaga agilis, a genomic segment contains:
- a CDS encoding ABC transporter ATP-binding protein encodes MIVKLEEVNKVYQIGDNHIVALQKTSLEVNTGEMLLIIGPSGSGKTTLLSLIGCVVYPTEGRLWVDGKEITGMKEDDLANLRLQTIGFVFQQFNLIAPLTAEENVLMPLVLQGVPDKEAKTRAQKALEIVGMTDRSKNLPRQLSGGQQQRVAIARALVTNPKLILCDEPTAALDKDSLDVVMKELRTLADEGKAVAVVTHDPRLMSYAHRVVEVKNGQAYELQKQNGEFRIENH; translated from the coding sequence ATGATTGTAAAGCTGGAAGAGGTAAACAAGGTATATCAGATAGGTGACAACCATATTGTGGCATTGCAGAAAACCTCTCTCGAAGTGAACACCGGAGAAATGCTACTGATTATTGGTCCTTCCGGTTCTGGCAAAACTACCTTGTTGTCACTAATTGGCTGTGTGGTTTATCCTACAGAAGGACGCTTATGGGTAGATGGAAAAGAGATAACGGGGATGAAGGAAGACGACCTGGCGAATCTGCGTTTACAGACCATTGGCTTTGTATTTCAGCAGTTTAATCTTATAGCTCCGTTGACTGCCGAAGAAAATGTTCTAATGCCACTGGTTTTACAGGGCGTACCTGACAAAGAAGCTAAAACCAGAGCACAAAAAGCATTGGAGATTGTGGGTATGACAGACCGAAGCAAAAACCTGCCCCGACAGCTATCCGGAGGGCAACAACAGCGGGTAGCTATTGCACGGGCTCTGGTAACCAATCCCAAGCTGATTCTATGTGATGAACCTACGGCTGCTCTGGATAAAGACTCACTGGATGTTGTGATGAAGGAACTACGAACATTGGCAGATGAAGGAAAAGCAGTAGCGGTGGTAACCCATGATCCCCGCCTGATGTCATATGCCCATCGGGTAGTAGAGGTGAAAAACGGACAGGCATATGAGTTACAAAAACAGAACGGAGAATTTCGCATTGAAAACCATTGA
- a CDS encoding MarR family winged helix-turn-helix transcriptional regulator, translating to MASGQNNQLVELMNRYHAYEQENPDCTLADFCRFYLATEQTTVSHAPVQTGTQQSTDIISALGRVFGRLTGFVSFYWRKAIEHTEMSSIEDFVYLSYAILLDRPTKSELIHHCISEFPTGIEVIKRLVRRGLLTEYPDEHDKRSKRIEITAEGRKELQSLYGNIYQVSEIVFHPLSETEKEMLYQLLVKMEKLHTTHYGERKKQEIGAIYNGLSANETNTNKP from the coding sequence ATGGCGTCCGGACAGAACAATCAGTTGGTAGAACTCATGAACAGGTATCATGCGTATGAGCAGGAAAACCCTGATTGCACCCTTGCAGACTTTTGTCGCTTTTACCTGGCTACAGAGCAAACTACGGTATCCCACGCTCCGGTACAGACGGGCACCCAACAAAGTACGGACATCATCAGTGCCTTAGGTCGTGTATTCGGACGGTTGACTGGATTTGTCTCTTTCTATTGGCGTAAAGCCATTGAGCATACAGAGATGAGTAGTATTGAAGATTTTGTTTATCTATCCTATGCCATTCTACTTGACCGCCCTACCAAAAGTGAATTGATTCATCATTGTATCTCCGAATTTCCGACAGGAATAGAAGTAATCAAACGGCTGGTCAGAAGAGGTTTGCTTACAGAATATCCGGACGAACACGATAAGCGCTCCAAACGGATTGAGATCACAGCCGAAGGACGAAAAGAACTACAGAGTCTGTATGGAAATATCTATCAGGTAAGTGAAATAGTGTTTCATCCTTTGTCTGAGACAGAGAAAGAAATGCTTTATCAATTATTGGTAAAGATGGAAAAGCTGCATACTACCCATTACGGCGAACGTAAGAAACAGGAAATCGGAGCCATTTATAATGGTTTGTCTGCTAATGAAACAAATACAAACAAACCATAG
- a CDS encoding Piwi domain-containing protein: MSSYYSGSQALTLNMLEVHFSKDTVQIYVTEFVENVIDEYRESFTQYSFYRNSNLIYAWALVEDPELTLPDEFEPTIINRKNHTLVYNKIVEEAFVYIIRKNGRAIRPKKNSSTWELELSGYIDFNGLQVVPTLNFSFHPLYSVKTSKLILGLSIRYSHKFRFTISESEIKSLNVDTRDWMRNTEGEVAPSLPNVLKFIEGTNQQSAFNKHAKEVNTDVWAYAKLISFHKSLNTISDEDKKKNKKPFKDKLFLPDGLLIKEFALYHLNNSNFSSSDIYKPRYYYYQDRRGEGRFFQEEVKKQKPYSFEKFNNNEDLNILVLTKNTYEGTTGEFIKKLEDILRTTFHLYKIKCEIIPTEFASQSYIDVINNKLSDKQYSLAIVIVNEEDKNKYTIPDSPYYSSKAKLLNRKIPTQKLTIETLRKQETISMENIALNIYSKLGGVAWAIEQTQKERIEIIIGISSTIDLNKNRIIGFANIFDYNGNYLVGDCSHLSTQETYVENLKTYLVQVIRNVIEIKNIGKRDRLRLIFHLSKEAGKETELTAIDYALSQFRDYQIQFAIVHLSYTHNFRIYANEGAAEVKRGTFVQISTQQAIMHFGNKTKIPVLARLDKRSQFKDIYDIAKQVLHFTHLCYRNYRAANVPVTIKYPNLMSKLTHELMQVPNWDSQMLNRIKDQLWFI, from the coding sequence ATGTCAAGTTATTATAGTGGAAGTCAAGCATTGACATTGAATATGCTTGAGGTGCATTTTAGTAAAGATACAGTTCAAATTTATGTAACTGAGTTTGTCGAGAATGTAATCGATGAATATCGGGAGTCATTTACACAGTATAGCTTCTATAGAAATTCAAATTTGATTTATGCATGGGCATTAGTGGAAGATCCTGAACTGACACTGCCAGATGAATTTGAACCAACGATAATTAATAGAAAGAATCATACATTAGTCTATAATAAAATAGTTGAAGAGGCTTTTGTGTATATTATCAGAAAGAATGGCAGAGCGATACGCCCTAAAAAGAATTCATCAACATGGGAGTTAGAATTATCGGGATACATTGATTTTAATGGGCTTCAAGTTGTTCCAACTCTAAACTTTAGTTTCCATCCTTTATACTCTGTAAAAACTAGTAAACTTATTCTTGGCTTATCAATTAGATATTCCCATAAGTTTAGATTTACTATCTCAGAATCCGAGATAAAAAGCCTTAATGTTGATACAAGAGATTGGATGAGAAATACTGAAGGAGAAGTAGCCCCATCTTTACCCAATGTATTAAAGTTTATTGAAGGTACAAATCAACAGTCAGCATTCAATAAACATGCAAAGGAGGTTAATACAGATGTATGGGCTTATGCAAAGTTGATATCATTTCATAAGAGTTTAAATACAATTTCTGATGAAGATAAAAAAAAGAATAAAAAACCATTTAAAGACAAATTATTCTTACCAGATGGTCTCCTAATAAAGGAGTTTGCCTTATACCATCTCAATAACTCCAATTTTAGCAGCTCAGATATTTATAAACCACGATATTATTATTATCAAGATAGGAGAGGAGAAGGAAGATTTTTTCAGGAGGAAGTCAAAAAGCAAAAGCCTTATTCATTTGAAAAGTTCAATAATAATGAAGATTTGAATATTCTTGTATTAACAAAGAATACATATGAAGGTACTACAGGAGAATTTATTAAGAAGCTAGAAGATATTTTACGTACTACCTTCCATTTATATAAAATCAAATGTGAGATTATTCCAACTGAATTTGCTAGTCAAAGTTATATTGATGTTATCAATAATAAACTATCTGATAAACAGTATAGTTTAGCCATTGTTATTGTAAATGAAGAAGATAAAAATAAATATACAATTCCTGACTCACCATATTATTCTTCAAAAGCAAAACTATTAAATAGAAAAATACCTACACAAAAGTTAACCATTGAAACTTTAAGAAAACAGGAAACAATTTCAATGGAGAATATTGCTCTGAATATTTATAGTAAATTAGGGGGTGTTGCTTGGGCAATTGAACAAACTCAGAAAGAAAGAATTGAAATAATTATAGGTATCAGTTCAACAATCGATCTTAATAAGAATAGAATAATTGGGTTTGCAAATATTTTCGACTACAATGGGAATTATCTGGTTGGAGATTGTAGCCACTTAAGCACACAAGAAACATATGTTGAGAATCTGAAAACTTATTTGGTTCAGGTTATTAGGAATGTGATTGAAATTAAAAATATTGGTAAGCGAGATAGGCTAAGATTGATATTTCATTTAAGCAAAGAAGCAGGAAAAGAAACTGAATTAACGGCTATTGATTATGCACTAAGTCAATTTAGAGATTATCAGATTCAATTTGCAATAGTCCATTTGAGCTATACTCATAATTTCAGGATCTATGCTAATGAAGGGGCAGCGGAAGTAAAAAGAGGAACATTTGTCCAGATATCCACGCAGCAAGCCATTATGCACTTTGGGAACAAAACTAAGATCCCTGTCCTTGCAAGATTAGATAAGCGTTCCCAATTTAAAGATATCTATGATATAGCCAAACAAGTGCTACACTTTACTCATCTCTGTTATCGAAATTATAGGGCAGCTAATGTACCGGTAACTATAAAATATCCTAACCTGATGTCGAAGTTAACCCATGAACTCATGCAAGTTCCCAACTGGGATAGTCAGATGTTGAATAGGATTAAGGATCAGCTTTGGTTTATTTAA